A genome region from Ottowia testudinis includes the following:
- a CDS encoding DUF7210 family protein: MNTASATAAGGAAVPAPDAAPSSALTRKVRLIKTHTHAGLPCKPGDEIELLHELANWLVTEGAAEFVSAANAADPKPLKPSIKKDAP, translated from the coding sequence ATGAACACTGCTTCCGCGACAGCGGCTGGCGGCGCGGCTGTGCCTGCGCCGGACGCCGCACCTTCCAGCGCGCTCACCCGCAAGGTGCGCCTCATCAAAACCCACACCCATGCCGGGCTGCCCTGCAAACCCGGCGACGAAATCGAACTGCTGCATGAACTGGCTAACTGGCTGGTGACCGAAGGCGCTGCCGAGTTTGTCAGTGCTGCCAACGCTGCTGATCCCAAACCCCTCAAACCCTCCATCAAGAAAGACGCCCCATGA
- a CDS encoding S49 family peptidase: protein MNPLPHLASRLYGMPLLIHRHKLDTILSVLGARVNWSASPAMLGATDFQPKVRDPTPGAESGVAVIPVYGTLVRRTVGLEAASGLTSYTALAQQLAAAVADPAVRGIVLDIDSPGGEAGGVFDLADQIRAACKVKPVWAVANDMAFSAAYALAAAAQRIVLPRTGGVGSVGVIALHVDQSVRDARDGLHYRAITAGAHKNDLSPHAPLSGDAESALQAEVNRLYDLFAQGVALHRNLTVDAVKATEAGLFFGNDAVSCGFADAVGTLDDAMAEMAALLQGVPRGSTGPPRVLTQRSLLLSTPSAGAPRNTPAAPVSVSETNSSGIVMSEHNPQSEMPSSAAALAQAAANAADSTAPAVTAAASSPNPALEIAQLCQLAGRTDLIAGFLSAGATVAQVRSQLLAVQAGSSLEISSHIAPAASSASGASATSGSSASAVALTGPNNPVVQAALALAGRPAAAFAHLPSMSGAFHA, encoded by the coding sequence ATGAACCCTTTGCCCCATCTGGCGTCCCGTCTTTACGGGATGCCGCTGTTGATCCATCGCCACAAACTCGACACCATCCTATCGGTGCTGGGAGCACGGGTGAACTGGTCGGCCTCGCCCGCCATGCTGGGTGCCACTGACTTCCAGCCCAAAGTGCGTGACCCCACGCCCGGTGCAGAGTCCGGCGTTGCCGTGATTCCGGTCTACGGCACGCTGGTGCGGCGAACGGTCGGTCTGGAAGCGGCCTCGGGCCTGACCAGCTACACCGCACTGGCGCAGCAACTGGCGGCAGCGGTGGCTGATCCCGCTGTGCGCGGCATCGTGCTGGACATCGACTCGCCCGGTGGCGAAGCTGGTGGTGTGTTCGATCTGGCGGATCAGATTCGTGCCGCCTGCAAGGTCAAACCGGTGTGGGCCGTGGCCAATGACATGGCTTTCTCGGCGGCGTATGCACTCGCGGCGGCTGCACAACGCATTGTGTTGCCGCGCACGGGAGGTGTCGGCTCGGTCGGTGTGATTGCCCTCCATGTCGACCAGTCGGTCAGGGATGCGCGTGATGGCCTGCACTATCGCGCCATCACTGCGGGTGCCCACAAAAACGATCTGAGCCCTCATGCACCACTGTCCGGTGATGCGGAGTCCGCCCTGCAGGCAGAAGTCAACCGGCTCTATGACCTTTTTGCTCAGGGCGTGGCCTTGCACCGCAATCTGACGGTGGACGCCGTCAAGGCCACCGAAGCCGGATTGTTCTTCGGCAACGACGCTGTTTCCTGTGGCTTTGCCGATGCGGTGGGCACGCTGGATGACGCAATGGCCGAGATGGCTGCCTTGCTGCAAGGAGTGCCAAGAGGCTCTACCGGGCCACCGCGTGTATTGACCCAGAGGTCGTTGCTGCTCTCCACCCCTTCCGCAGGCGCGCCCAGGAACACTCCGGCTGCGCCTGTTTCTGTATCTGAAACCAACTCTTCAGGAATCGTCATGTCTGAACACAACCCTCAATCTGAAATGCCATCGTCTGCAGCAGCACTCGCGCAAGCGGCAGCCAACGCAGCTGATTCCACGGCTCCAGCTGTGACTGCAGCAGCAAGTTCGCCCAACCCCGCCCTCGAAATCGCCCAACTCTGCCAACTGGCCGGCCGCACCGATCTGATTGCGGGCTTCCTGTCTGCTGGTGCCACGGTCGCGCAGGTGCGCAGCCAGTTGCTGGCCGTACAAGCAGGCAGCAGCCTTGAGATCAGCAGCCACATCGCACCTGCAGCTTCATCTGCATCAGGTGCTTCTGCCACCTCTGGTTCCAGCGCTTCTGCCGTTGCCCTGACCGGCCCCAACAACCCCGTGGTGCAGGCGGCGCTTGCGCTGGCTGGTCGTCCCGCTGCCGCCTTTGCCCATCTGCCATCCATGTCCGGAGCCTTCCATGCCTGA
- a CDS encoding DUF6441 family protein yields MKISLTLNTATAQVQLRRWGGEFRQQVKTAVTRTLQQQAKLVQDDVRAHVASRLDVKRSVFLKGFKARVYDRDPARLPALLVKSAIPWAGIHQSGGVVASSKGKGLLIPLHGRIGRKRFKVMVQELMRGGNAFFVKNKRGQIILMAENIREHDKVLSGPKRRYRKAAGVSRLKRGADVPIAVLVPRVQLRSRIDVTGAVMDTVPKLAIAIEKSLLGLGR; encoded by the coding sequence ATGAAAATCTCCCTCACCCTCAACACGGCCACCGCACAAGTCCAACTGCGCCGTTGGGGCGGCGAGTTTCGCCAGCAGGTCAAAACGGCTGTCACCAGAACCCTGCAGCAGCAGGCCAAGCTGGTGCAGGACGATGTGCGCGCCCATGTGGCGAGCCGCCTGGATGTGAAACGCTCGGTGTTTCTAAAGGGCTTCAAGGCCAGGGTGTATGACCGGGATCCGGCACGCTTGCCGGCGCTGCTGGTGAAGTCCGCCATTCCCTGGGCTGGCATTCATCAGTCCGGTGGCGTGGTGGCATCCAGCAAAGGCAAGGGACTGCTGATCCCGCTGCACGGGCGCATCGGGCGCAAGCGCTTCAAGGTGATGGTGCAGGAGTTGATGCGCGGTGGAAATGCTTTCTTCGTGAAGAACAAGCGCGGCCAGATCATCCTCATGGCAGAGAACATCCGTGAACACGACAAGGTGCTGTCAGGGCCCAAGCGCCGCTACCGCAAGGCGGCGGGCGTGAGTCGGCTCAAGCGTGGAGCGGATGTACCGATTGCGGTGTTGGTGCCACGCGTGCAACTGCGCTCTCGCATCGATGTGACCGGTGCTGTGATGGATACGGTGCCGAAGCTGGCGATAGCGATAGAAAAGTCACTTCTTGGGCTGGGGCGGTGA
- a CDS encoding tape measure protein, producing MPTNRISVLVSLEGQDDKLRATLTQAEKNLGELANQAKSAGAKASAGLEQVKAGAGAFAEQFGRAKAQLVAFLAAFQFAGQVREIIQLADAWNLMEARLKLATAGTREFTAAKQELYAIAQRIGVPIQEVTTLYGKLQQAVRMLGGEQKQAFDLTEAISQALRISGASANEAQSALLQFGQALSSGVLRGEEFNSVVENSPRLAQALADGLNVPIGRLRAMAEQGQLTADVVVRALLSQKEKLATEYAQLPATVSQALTRLQNAFAQYIHKLDESTGFTQKLAVALDWLAKNLDTVMSWLNTIKNVGLAVLIYRFLPAFITAWQTAGAAAVTAAQMTAASWAVANQSLQAAIARAGLLKVAFAVLAAAFIGWEIGTWLSENFAIVRKAGIFMVQVLMTGVEQLRYQWELFAALFTADTLAAATQRHQERMAQMRATFADMYRDAEGQGTAAANAMNTAASAAEEINRRLQAVRQGTQEAVGRGVETVNAALEKLNGRISEVEGLANKAHQTVSDALSKIATGYQGLTSLIQSGLDAQLAAAQRNADAQKALLETSHTAQAQLIAKSTEILTVSLQQQTTLRQQATTQTLVLIDQESKARLDAAAREGATEAERRNNVARVENEILATKKSTLQEALNAYIAHINALNQEANRHLAEVQRIEQAKRDLQQSTADKIRELQRSTMSEFESYQDKQTQIQELQAKAREAIQAGEFDKARDYAKQATDLAAQTANAVKQGDKEVVSQKEAVQKAIEAIKASEELTVEALNGEQKAHKQAADAAISARGGIEQALKSTQTQIDEITAKLKDGLKLTIDVDQTRLQTALTELDKALAEKERLIPIKADLEQARKQLMEYEQLLKEGKTLPIGADVSKAQAALQQLSDYAKDKAEIELKVSADKALAGVQNVQRSITALNDLETQSRHQIRSNADEARATIQSLNGQNTSSTHTIYVKKVEANATGGLVGAGVAAGGGRNVGIGRFASGGSVGSGASGGMAFPILSGGKVPGSGNADTVPRTLDAGSFVLKKAAVQKYGDGLLGKLAHGAQVVRQFATGGAVRIGGSDKQGETDGFRGISSPKLNREVAEVYKMIELGIESLRNYTSNVQYQYGAAVSLDFGWNTMKYAQADAERDRKRLEDFKTRKTLTPNEKQDLERMKQRWRTNMAQMLLYNRDYERDLIDYMEANQDNFLARGGQPKAGSGVNGGGGVPAASDTVPAMLTPGEFVMNRATVNRFGAGFFAALNNLSLPKDKVQTVLGFATGGMVPGMAGAASSLATPVQQLARQAMQAAAPTVSTRTVRVELAAGGQKVDARVDAQDESRLLQLLSSARTRTA from the coding sequence ATGCCCACCAACCGCATCTCCGTCCTGGTCAGTCTCGAAGGCCAGGACGACAAACTGCGCGCCACGCTGACCCAGGCCGAGAAGAATCTGGGCGAACTGGCCAATCAGGCCAAGTCCGCCGGGGCCAAGGCATCTGCTGGTCTGGAACAGGTCAAAGCGGGTGCGGGCGCCTTTGCCGAACAGTTTGGCCGGGCCAAGGCGCAACTCGTGGCCTTTCTGGCTGCCTTCCAGTTTGCCGGCCAGGTGCGCGAAATCATCCAGCTGGCCGATGCCTGGAACCTGATGGAAGCGCGTTTGAAGCTGGCCACTGCAGGTACGCGCGAGTTCACCGCTGCCAAACAGGAGCTCTATGCCATTGCGCAGCGCATTGGCGTGCCGATTCAGGAAGTAACCACCCTGTACGGCAAACTCCAGCAAGCCGTGCGCATGCTCGGTGGTGAGCAGAAGCAGGCCTTCGACCTCACCGAGGCCATCTCGCAGGCCCTGCGCATCTCCGGAGCCTCGGCCAACGAAGCCCAATCGGCCCTGCTGCAATTCGGGCAGGCCTTGTCTTCCGGCGTGCTGCGCGGCGAAGAATTCAACTCCGTCGTCGAAAACTCTCCCCGCCTCGCGCAAGCCCTGGCCGATGGTTTGAACGTCCCCATCGGCCGCCTGCGCGCCATGGCGGAACAAGGGCAGCTCACCGCCGACGTGGTGGTGCGCGCGCTCCTGTCCCAGAAAGAAAAGCTCGCCACCGAATACGCCCAATTGCCCGCCACGGTGTCGCAGGCCCTGACCCGCCTGCAAAACGCCTTTGCACAGTACATCCATAAACTGGATGAGAGCACGGGATTCACCCAGAAACTGGCCGTTGCCCTCGACTGGCTCGCCAAAAACCTCGACACGGTGATGAGCTGGCTCAACACCATCAAGAATGTGGGATTGGCGGTGCTGATCTATCGCTTCCTGCCCGCCTTCATCACGGCCTGGCAAACGGCAGGGGCTGCGGCGGTGACTGCCGCGCAGATGACCGCAGCCTCCTGGGCCGTGGCCAATCAGTCGTTACAGGCCGCCATTGCCAGGGCCGGCCTGCTCAAAGTGGCCTTTGCCGTCCTCGCGGCCGCTTTCATCGGCTGGGAAATCGGCACCTGGCTGTCCGAGAACTTTGCCATTGTGCGCAAAGCTGGCATCTTCATGGTGCAGGTATTGATGACTGGCGTGGAACAGCTGCGCTACCAGTGGGAACTGTTTGCCGCCCTGTTCACCGCCGACACCCTGGCCGCTGCCACCCAGCGCCATCAGGAGCGCATGGCTCAAATGCGCGCCACCTTTGCCGACATGTACCGCGATGCGGAGGGGCAAGGCACTGCTGCAGCTAACGCCATGAATACAGCCGCCAGCGCCGCCGAAGAAATCAACCGCCGCCTGCAGGCGGTGCGGCAGGGCACGCAGGAAGCCGTGGGCCGAGGTGTGGAAACCGTCAACGCCGCACTGGAGAAGCTCAATGGGCGCATCTCCGAAGTCGAAGGGCTGGCCAACAAGGCGCACCAGACCGTCTCTGACGCCCTCTCCAAAATTGCTACGGGGTATCAAGGCTTGACCAGTTTGATTCAATCCGGGCTCGATGCTCAACTGGCTGCAGCCCAGCGCAACGCCGATGCACAAAAAGCGTTGCTCGAAACCAGCCATACCGCACAAGCCCAGCTGATTGCCAAATCCACCGAGATTCTGACGGTCAGCCTGCAACAGCAAACCACCCTGCGTCAGCAGGCCACCACGCAAACCCTGGTCCTGATCGACCAGGAAAGCAAGGCCCGGCTGGATGCGGCCGCGCGAGAAGGAGCCACTGAAGCGGAGCGCCGCAACAATGTCGCTCGTGTCGAGAATGAAATCCTCGCCACCAAAAAGTCCACGCTGCAGGAAGCACTCAACGCTTATATCGCCCACATCAATGCACTGAATCAGGAGGCGAACCGCCATCTGGCGGAAGTGCAGCGCATCGAGCAGGCCAAACGCGACCTGCAGCAATCCACCGCCGACAAAATCCGCGAGCTGCAACGCTCGACGATGTCAGAGTTCGAGTCGTATCAGGACAAGCAGACCCAGATTCAGGAGTTGCAGGCCAAGGCGCGTGAAGCCATTCAGGCCGGTGAGTTTGACAAAGCCCGCGATTACGCCAAACAGGCCACCGATCTGGCGGCCCAAACCGCCAATGCGGTCAAGCAGGGCGACAAGGAAGTCGTATCCCAGAAAGAAGCGGTGCAAAAGGCCATCGAAGCCATCAAGGCGTCGGAAGAACTCACGGTGGAGGCCCTGAATGGCGAGCAGAAGGCCCACAAGCAGGCGGCCGATGCCGCCATCTCGGCACGCGGTGGCATCGAACAGGCCTTGAAATCCACTCAGACCCAGATTGATGAGATCACGGCCAAACTCAAGGATGGCCTGAAACTCACCATCGATGTCGATCAGACGCGATTGCAAACCGCATTGACCGAACTCGACAAGGCCTTGGCCGAGAAAGAGCGCCTGATTCCCATCAAGGCCGATCTGGAGCAGGCACGCAAGCAGTTGATGGAGTATGAGCAGCTGCTCAAGGAGGGTAAGACGCTACCCATCGGTGCCGATGTGTCCAAAGCACAGGCCGCCTTGCAGCAACTCTCCGACTACGCGAAAGACAAGGCAGAAATCGAACTCAAGGTCAGCGCGGACAAGGCGCTGGCGGGTGTACAGAACGTGCAGCGCTCCATCACGGCCCTGAATGATCTGGAAACGCAGTCAAGACACCAGATCCGCAGTAATGCTGATGAAGCACGGGCCACGATTCAGAGCCTCAATGGCCAGAACACCTCCAGCACACACACCATCTATGTGAAGAAGGTGGAAGCCAATGCCACGGGTGGTCTGGTGGGTGCGGGCGTTGCAGCAGGTGGTGGCAGAAACGTTGGCATCGGCAGATTTGCATCGGGAGGATCTGTGGGTAGCGGAGCATCTGGTGGTATGGCCTTTCCAATCCTGTCAGGCGGCAAGGTGCCCGGCTCGGGCAATGCTGATACGGTGCCCCGCACGCTGGATGCGGGCTCCTTTGTTCTCAAGAAAGCCGCCGTGCAGAAATACGGCGATGGGCTGCTGGGCAAACTGGCCCATGGAGCGCAGGTGGTGCGGCAGTTTGCAACGGGTGGTGCCGTCAGGATTGGCGGTTCGGACAAACAGGGTGAAACCGATGGGTTTCGAGGGATCAGTTCACCCAAGCTGAACCGGGAGGTGGCCGAGGTCTACAAGATGATTGAACTCGGCATCGAATCGCTGCGCAACTACACCAGTAATGTGCAATATCAGTACGGTGCTGCGGTGAGTCTGGACTTTGGTTGGAACACGATGAAGTATGCGCAGGCCGATGCCGAACGCGACCGCAAGCGCCTGGAAGACTTCAAGACCCGTAAAACCCTCACCCCCAATGAGAAGCAAGACCTGGAGCGCATGAAGCAGCGCTGGCGCACCAACATGGCGCAGATGCTGCTCTACAACAGGGATTACGAGCGCGACCTGATCGACTATATGGAGGCGAATCAGGACAACTTTCTGGCGCGGGGTGGGCAGCCGAAAGCCGGGTCAGGAGTAAATGGTGGGGGCGGCGTACCCGCTGCATCCGACACGGTGCCCGCCATGCTGACGCCGGGTGAGTTTGTGATGAACAGGGCCACGGTCAATCGTTTCGGTGCCGGGTTCTTTGCGGCCCTGAACAATCTGTCCCTGCCCAAAGACAAGGTGCAGACGGTGCTTGGATTTGCCACGGGTGGCATGGTGCCGGGCATGGCAGGTGCAGCGAGCTCATTGGCCACACCGGTGCAGCAACTGGCACGGCAGGCGATGCAGGCAGCCGCGCCGACTGTTTCCACGCGCACGGTGCGGGTGGAGTTGGCTGCTGGTGGCCAGAAAGTGGATGCCCGGGTTGATGCGCAGGATGAGTCGCGGCTGCTGCAGTTGCTCAGCAGCGCGCGCACGCGAACAGCTTAA
- a CDS encoding type II toxin-antitoxin system VapC family toxin, producing MRYLIDTNVLSELRKKQPDANVVAWMKERPRQSLFLSVLTLGEIRKGVEQLPDSARKLSLLDWLTVELPNYFVGRLLPVDADVADQWGHLSAKAGRPLPAVDALLAATALQHRLTLVTRNTRDFEGLGVDLLNPWETHSSPPQPKK from the coding sequence ATGCGTTACCTGATCGACACCAATGTGTTGTCCGAGCTGCGCAAGAAGCAGCCCGATGCGAATGTCGTGGCCTGGATGAAAGAGCGTCCGCGCCAGTCGCTGTTTCTCAGCGTGCTCACTTTGGGCGAAATCCGCAAAGGGGTGGAACAACTGCCCGACAGCGCGCGCAAATTAAGCTTGCTGGACTGGCTGACTGTAGAACTGCCGAATTACTTCGTGGGTCGCCTGCTGCCGGTCGATGCCGATGTGGCCGACCAGTGGGGGCATCTGAGCGCCAAAGCAGGCAGACCGTTACCAGCCGTCGATGCTTTGCTGGCGGCCACAGCCCTGCAGCATCGGCTCACACTCGTGACACGCAATACCCGGGATTTCGAGGGCTTGGGCGTTGACTTGCTTAACCCGTGGGAGACTCACTCCTCACCGCCCCAGCCCAAGAAGTGA
- a CDS encoding DUF6631 family protein, which produces MTEADTDDLAVLIPQPVTLTLGGQTVALTPIRVSEIQPLTRCITPIAKVLMHTPPGQSPDWLTLVVEHTDAVIDTLVIAARCSKEWVQALTVGELVLLAAKVVEVNADFLLQTVWPQLQGTIAVLTQGMAKVTGVPAAPTNQPAGATSSSA; this is translated from the coding sequence ATGACCGAAGCTGATACCGATGATCTTGCCGTCCTGATCCCGCAACCCGTCACCTTGACGCTGGGTGGCCAGACCGTAGCCCTCACGCCCATCCGCGTTTCCGAAATCCAGCCACTTACACGTTGCATCACACCGATTGCCAAAGTGCTGATGCACACACCACCCGGCCAGTCACCCGACTGGCTGACCTTGGTTGTCGAGCACACCGATGCGGTGATTGACACCCTGGTGATTGCTGCGCGCTGCAGCAAGGAGTGGGTGCAAGCCCTCACAGTGGGTGAACTAGTGCTTCTTGCTGCCAAGGTGGTGGAGGTGAATGCGGATTTTTTGCTGCAGACGGTGTGGCCCCAACTGCAGGGCACCATCGCCGTGCTCACGCAGGGCATGGCCAAGGTGACGGGCGTACCAGCAGCGCCGACCAATCAACCCGCTGGCGCGACATCTTCCAGCGCCTGA
- a CDS encoding lysozyme codes for MTKGGIAMPQAAIDLAKRFEGFERRVRRGTQITAVPYICPAGYWTIGYGHLCQPDHPAITQEQGELYLAQDLQAALAATLRHCPVLAAEPENRLAAMVDFTFNLGAGRLQTSTLRRRVNQRNWPEVARELRRWIHGGGRVLPGLVARREANARLIG; via the coding sequence ATGACGAAGGGTGGCATTGCGATGCCGCAGGCTGCGATTGATCTCGCCAAGCGGTTTGAAGGATTTGAGCGGAGGGTGCGCCGTGGCACACAAATCACTGCCGTGCCCTACATTTGCCCTGCAGGGTACTGGACGATTGGGTATGGGCATTTGTGCCAACCTGATCATCCAGCTATCACCCAAGAGCAGGGTGAGCTGTATCTGGCGCAAGACCTGCAGGCGGCGCTGGCTGCGACGCTGCGGCACTGTCCGGTACTGGCTGCCGAGCCCGAGAACCGTCTGGCGGCGATGGTGGACTTCACCTTCAACCTTGGGGCTGGACGGCTGCAGACTTCAACCCTGCGGCGTCGGGTGAATCAACGTAACTGGCCTGAAGTAGCCCGCGAACTGCGCCGCTGGATACATGGCGGCGGAAGGGTGTTGCCGGGACTTGTCGCCAGACGTGAGGCAAACGCGCGACTAATTGGTTGA
- a CDS encoding DUF6127 family protein: MSEPSVDFAREGDAVALPREEFEALLDAAAERGARQCLAHLGLENGHAARDIRELRDLLEAWRDARHTVWQTTVKMITTGILAALLVGAAIKLKLMGGGQ; this comes from the coding sequence ATGTCTGAACCATCTGTTGATTTCGCCCGTGAAGGCGATGCCGTGGCACTGCCACGCGAGGAGTTTGAAGCCCTGCTGGATGCCGCTGCCGAACGCGGAGCCAGGCAGTGTCTGGCCCATCTGGGTTTGGAGAACGGGCACGCCGCGCGCGATATCCGCGAGTTGCGCGATCTGCTTGAGGCCTGGCGTGATGCCAGACATACCGTTTGGCAGACCACAGTAAAGATGATCACGACCGGAATTCTGGCGGCGCTATTGGTGGGTGCGGCTATCAAGTTGAAGTTGATGGGAGGTGGCCAATGA
- a CDS encoding type II toxin-antitoxin system Phd/YefM family antitoxin, translating to MQTWQMQTAKAQFSDLVQRAKSDGPQEITVHGRSVAVVMSREMFDRLSGNQDSLVDFMRQSPLYGLEDIRIERDCSPGRDISF from the coding sequence ATGCAGACATGGCAAATGCAGACTGCCAAAGCGCAGTTTTCTGATCTGGTGCAACGCGCCAAATCCGATGGGCCGCAGGAAATCACCGTGCACGGACGTTCCGTGGCGGTAGTGATGTCGCGCGAGATGTTCGACCGCCTGAGCGGCAATCAGGACAGCCTGGTGGACTTCATGCGGCAATCGCCGCTGTACGGTCTGGAAGACATTCGCATCGAGCGTGATTGCAGCCCGGGACGCGACATCAGCTTCTGA
- the cadR gene encoding Cd(II)/Pb(II)-responsive transcriptional regulator, whose protein sequence is MKIGELAKATHTQVETIRYYEREGLLLETARTEGNYRMYGDKHVDRLSFIRHCRSLDMTLHEIRILLRFKDSPHENCAQVNDLLDDHIGHVAARIKELKALERQLKILRDTCRESQQASQCGILTGLSTASRDEPKSESHKHHVHGAHSLKQRR, encoded by the coding sequence ATGAAAATCGGCGAACTCGCCAAGGCGACCCACACACAAGTAGAAACCATTCGATATTACGAGCGCGAAGGCTTGCTGCTAGAAACGGCTCGCACCGAAGGAAATTACCGGATGTACGGTGACAAGCATGTGGATCGGCTGTCTTTTATCCGGCACTGCCGGAGCCTGGACATGACGCTGCACGAAATCCGGATATTGCTGCGTTTCAAGGATTCGCCGCACGAAAACTGCGCACAGGTTAATGATCTGCTAGACGATCACATCGGTCATGTGGCCGCTCGCATCAAAGAATTGAAGGCGCTGGAACGACAGCTCAAAATTTTGCGTGATACCTGTCGTGAGTCTCAGCAAGCCAGCCAATGCGGCATTTTGACCGGATTGTCCACGGCATCGCGCGACGAGCCCAAATCCGAATCTCACAAACATCATGTTCATGGGGCGCACAGTCTCAAACAAAGGCGTTGA
- a CDS encoding major capsid protein has translation MNNPFANPAFNTAALTTALNILPNSYGRMEEMNLFPIKSVRLRQIAIEEKNGVLSLLPTAPVGSPGTVGVRGKRKLRSFIIPHIPHDDVVLPEEVQGIRAFGSESELQTLSNVMIEHLGTMRNKHAITLEHLRMGALKGIILDADGSELYNLYDEFGIAPKVFNMALGTETTDVKAKCISVSRYVEDNLRGEYMTRLHCLCSPEFFDALTGHKLVKEAFDKWQEGAFLRGDYRSGFEFGKITFEEYRGQATAPDGKTRRFIEEGEAHVFPLGTLDTFATYVAPADFNETVNTLGQPLYAKQEPRKFERGTDLHTQSNPLPICHRPAVLVKLKA, from the coding sequence ATGAACAACCCTTTTGCGAATCCCGCCTTCAACACGGCGGCGCTGACCACGGCGCTCAACATCCTGCCCAACTCCTATGGCCGGATGGAAGAGATGAACCTGTTCCCCATCAAATCGGTGCGCCTGCGCCAGATTGCCATTGAAGAGAAGAATGGTGTTCTGTCCCTCTTGCCCACGGCTCCGGTCGGTTCACCCGGCACGGTGGGTGTGCGCGGCAAGCGCAAGCTGCGCTCTTTCATCATTCCGCACATCCCGCACGACGATGTGGTGTTGCCCGAAGAAGTCCAGGGCATCCGTGCCTTTGGCTCCGAATCGGAGTTGCAGACCCTCTCCAATGTGATGATCGAGCATCTCGGCACCATGCGCAACAAGCACGCCATCACCCTGGAGCATCTGCGCATGGGGGCACTCAAAGGCATCATCCTGGATGCCGATGGCTCGGAGCTTTACAACCTCTACGACGAATTCGGCATTGCACCCAAAGTCTTCAACATGGCGCTGGGTACCGAAACCACGGATGTCAAGGCCAAGTGCATTTCCGTCTCGCGCTATGTGGAAGACAACCTGCGCGGCGAATACATGACCCGCCTGCATTGCCTGTGCTCGCCGGAGTTCTTCGATGCCCTTACGGGCCACAAACTGGTCAAGGAAGCCTTCGACAAGTGGCAGGAAGGCGCGTTTCTGCGGGGTGACTACCGCAGCGGATTTGAATTCGGCAAGATCACCTTCGAGGAATACCGGGGTCAGGCCACGGCTCCCGACGGTAAAACCCGCCGCTTCATTGAAGAAGGCGAAGCCCATGTGTTTCCGCTGGGCACGCTGGACACTTTTGCGACCTATGTGGCACCGGCGGATTTCAACGAAACCGTCAATACCCTGGGCCAGCCGCTGTACGCCAAGCAGGAGCCGCGCAAGTTTGAGCGTGGCACCGATCTGCACACCCAGAGCAATCCGCTGCCGATCTGCCACCGCCCGGCGGTGCTGGTCAAGCTGAAGGCATGA
- a CDS encoding head decoration protein: MPEITESLNLGDLLKYEAPNLYSRERVTVLAGQHLVLGTVVGVVTATGKCRALDPAATDGSQIAAGVLLQDCNASLAERDDGLMVARHAIVAHHALTWPKDITTEAKAAAMAQLKALGVLVRQAV; the protein is encoded by the coding sequence ATGCCTGAAATCACCGAATCCCTCAATCTGGGCGATCTTCTCAAGTACGAAGCGCCCAATCTCTACTCGCGCGAGCGCGTCACCGTGCTGGCCGGCCAGCACCTGGTTCTGGGCACCGTGGTCGGCGTGGTGACGGCCACCGGCAAATGCCGTGCGCTGGATCCTGCCGCCACCGATGGCAGCCAGATCGCCGCTGGCGTGCTGCTGCAGGACTGCAATGCCAGTCTGGCGGAACGTGATGACGGCCTGATGGTGGCCCGCCACGCCATCGTGGCGCATCACGCGCTGACCTGGCCAAAGGACATCACCACCGAAGCGAAGGCTGCCGCCATGGCCCAACTCAAGGCGTTGGGTGTGCTGGTGCGCCAGGCCGTTTAA